One genomic window of Osmia bicornis bicornis chromosome 3, iOsmBic2.1, whole genome shotgun sequence includes the following:
- the LOC114872684 gene encoding tubulin beta chain translates to MREIVHIQAGQCGNQIGAKFWEVISDEHGIDPTGDYHGDSDLQLERINVYYNEASGGKYVPRAILVDLEPGTMDSVRSGPFGQIFRPDNFVFGQSGAGNNWAKGHYTEGAELVDSVLDVVRKEAESCDCLQGFQLTHSLGGGTGSGMGTLLICKIREEYPDRIMTTFSVVPSPKVSDTVVEPYNATLSVHQLVENTDQAYCIDNEALYDICFRTLKLTTPTYGDLNHLVSATMSGVTTCLRFPGQLNADLRKLAVNMVPFPRLHFFMPGFAPLTSRGSQQYRALTVPELTQQMFDAKNMMAACDPRHGRYLTVAAVFRGRMSMKEVDEQMLNIQNKNSSYFVEWIPNNVKTAVCDIPPRGLKMSATFIGNSTAIQELFKRISEQFTAMFRRKAFLHWYTGEGMDEMEFTEAESDMNDLVSEYQQYQEATAEDEGEFDEEEETEK, encoded by the exons ATGCGAGAAATCGTGCATATACAAGCTGGACAATGCGGCAACCAGATCGGTGCCAAG TTCTGGGAGGTGATTTCGGACGAGCACGGCATCGATCCTACCGGTGACTATCACGGGGATTCGGACTTGCAGCTGGAAAGGATCAACGTCTACTACAATGAAGCGTCCGGTGGCAAATACGTTCCGCGTGCCATCCTCGTCGATTTGGAGCCGGGTACCATGGACTCGGTTCGATCAGGACCGTTCGGGCAGATCTTCAGACCGGACAACTTTGTCTTCGGACAGTCTGGAGCGGGTAACAACTGGGCGAAGGGTCACTATACCGAGGGTGCCGAGTTGGTCGACTCGGTATTGGACGTGGTTAGAAAAGAAGCCGAGAGTTGCGATTGCCTTCAAGGTTTTCAGCTAACTCACTCGCTCGGCGGTGGTACCGGTTCCGGTATGGGTACCCTGTTGATCTGCAAGATTCGCGAAGAGTATCCGGACCGAATAATGACTACCTTCTCCGTGGTACCATCTCCGAAGGTATCCGATACCGTGGTCGAGCCTTATAACGCGACCTTGTCCGTGCATCAGCTGGTCGAGAACACCGATCAAGCTTATTGTATCGATAACGAGGCCCTCTACGACATTTGCTTTCGCACCTTGAAACTCACCACTCCCACCTACGGAGATCTGAACCATCTTGTATCGGCCACGATGTCGGGAGTGACGACCTGTCTGAGATTTCCCGGACAGCTGAACGCGGACCTGAGGAAGCTCGCCGTGAACATGGTGCCGTTCCCTCGATTGCACTTCTTCATGCCCGGTTTCGCGCCGCTCACCTCGCGTGGTAGTCAACAGTACAGAGCGTTGACGGTACCGGAACTCACTCAGCAGATGTTCGACGCTAAGAACATGATGGCCGCCTGCGATCCTAGACACGGACGATACTTGACCGTCGCCGCTGTGTTTCGCGGTCGAATGTCCATGAAAGAGGTCGACGAACAAATGTTGAACATACAGAACAAGAACAGCTCGTATTTCGTCGAGTGGATCCCGAACAACGTGAAGACGGCCGTCTGCGACATACCACCCCGCGGTCTGAAAATGTCCGCCACCTTCATCGGAAACTCCACCGCGATACAGGAACTGTTCAAGAGAATTTCCGAACAGTTCACGGCCATGTTTAGGAGGAAAGCGTTCCTTCATTGGTACACCGGTGAAGGTATGGACGAGATGGAGTTCACCGAGGCCGAGTCGGACATGAACGATCTGGTGTCGGAGTATCAGCAGTATCAGGAAGCAACCGCGGAGGACGAGGGAGAGTTCGACGAAGAGGAGGAGACGGAGAAGTAA